The Sceloporus undulatus isolate JIND9_A2432 ecotype Alabama unplaced genomic scaffold, SceUnd_v1.1 scaffold_3179, whole genome shotgun sequence genomic sequence agaaaggcaggatataaatccttgaaataaataaataaataaataaataaataataaaaaagcaagttggagggtatgcaatggAAGAAAGCAGAGGACAATGCAGGAAAGTAAGATGGAGAGAGaggaaccgggacattttaaaagtggctggGAAAGTGGaacggcagaggattaactgggatttCCTCTGCagaattggaacagttggaggatatgaaagATTTCCATAAGGAAACCATATCTCATTCTCCAAGTACTAAAGGAACATAGAGGACCACGCAGAGACCAGTGTCTCCAACGGGTTTAGGGTAGGAGATGGTCTTCCGAACCCATTTTGCACTTCTGTTCCAGCAAAGCCCATCCAGGTTGGTTCACTCCAACTGAAGACCTGGGTTCCTGGGTAAGGGCCTGGGTTCCAATCCTACCATTTCTTCCTCTGCTCTCTCCTTTGACCCTCTTTGGCTTCCAGCTGCCCATTGTGGCCTCTTCCATCGTGACTCTCTATTTCTTGGAGCTGACGGACCTCTTCAAACCGGCCAAGATGGGCTTCCAGTGCTACGACCGAGCCCTTTCCATGCCGTACGTGGAGACCAATGAGGAGATGATCCCGTTGTTGATGTTGCTAAGCCTGGCGTTTGCTGCGCCCGCCGCCTCTGTGAGTAGCTGGGGATGCTAGATCGGGGTGTCAGCAAAACGCATGCCCCTCCAATGCCATTTTGGGATCCCAGTCAGAAAAATTGCCCCAAATTGGCATCTCAAGGGGTGTGATAGTCATttccactatggagtttatcccgtgaatatctcGGGAAAACCACGTAACGATTTCATATgacatcgcacaaaacctgccattaaagtggtcacaaagaagcattaacacgcatctttttgctttcgggatttcagcaacaatgcatttccgatagcactttatttgcacaattgcgtgcgATAATAATTTGCTCAATcgcttgccat encodes the following:
- the LOC121918027 gene encoding phospholipid phosphatase-related protein type 3-like; translated protein: LPIVASSIVTLYFLELTDLFKPAKMGFQCYDRALSMPYVETNEEMIPLLMLLSLAFAAPAASIMVGEGIVYCLQSKTKGRSSSEGSINAGGCNFNSFLRRTVRFVGVHVFGLCATALVTD